The following proteins are encoded in a genomic region of Zea mays cultivar B73 chromosome 9, Zm-B73-REFERENCE-NAM-5.0, whole genome shotgun sequence:
- the LOC103639262 gene encoding rab3 GTPase-activating protein catalytic subunit isoform X1, which produces MASTSSSRYAKHRRIGEDDELEEVEEEAEEELERFDDFTIASSWEKFISEIEAICRQWLADGAKILMQKGAEGVPPFENLYMIKRELKHGKRVYSMEYHFMKSAKGQNSYWDDDTHSMQLSFGVDEFLIIAPLSASGVILDDPESTKLLSSVAIALSNCGSNWPAFVPVHDPSRKAYIGIQNLGTVFTRRFEADRIGSQVPIRLMHLEGLHELFLSKFVLSSSDFPARVKVHFSMKLSYKTPEYDHDNETLDSEATEPLTENEVVNHPRKLWDDDCPWAEWYSAEDPVKGFELTAIWGERTFEETLEMAEVENASSFDADSWFLHPVVSRYMVDDSIGKFVGFASQLHLLVNAYESSVEAQFLEDFVADTSGQDNAKSTATVPPPSVIDRVMKDLFSDETGNYMEAENKYSRAMRGAPADSLFGQFCLHALWFGNCNICAIATLWIDFVREIRWCWEESERLPRMKSTSSIDLSSCLIHQKLQMLTICIERKRSLNREKGTGYKDETSNSTAVNKSRKGSAGVVPKMMLLNTFQEMHAPYTQDAPLMTEDMHEERLHAAEAFGNAIGLSGQLERDILCSDMSAFKAANPDAVFEDFIRWHSPGEWLSEDKTDGNAGWPPKGKLSHRMSQHGNVWRKIWNDALPLPVSEQKSLLDPVREGEKVLHYLETLRPQQLLEQMVCTAFKSSADILNKTMYGGFKEMKTKMDRLYVTMASTLKSFLGNSDVNDLVGGLKRLCQVFEHIEKLLILAASINRKLIDAPRLAQAIFYDYYNFYLPKMGTSLESICYEKEFTTKEKVGMYERDAVSNLFPPPTANQSWRKVLSMGNLLNGHEPMQREIIFSVQERISNGHYSSPTPLCTNNEKIQTHRMYISGTSNDLWVALSVTSWD; this is translated from the exons ATGGCCTCCACATCCTCCTCCAGGTACGCGAAACATCGTCGGATCGGAGAGGACGATGAGTTGGAGGAGGTTGAGGAGGAGGCCGAAGAGGAG CTTGAGCGGTTCGATGATTTCACCATTGCTTCGTCATGGGAAAA GTTTATATCTGAGATAGAGGCTATTTGCCGTCAATGGCTTGCAGATGGCGCAAAGATCTTAATG CAAAAAGGTGCAGAGGGTGTTCCTCCTTTTGAAAACTTATATATGATCAAGCGTGAATTGAAGCATGGGAAAAGAGTCTATTCTATGGAGTACCATTTCATGAAATCTGCAAAAG GTCAAAACTCATATTGGGACGATGACACACATAGCATGCAGCTCTCATTTGGAGTTGATGAGTTTTtg ATAATTGCTCCGCTGAGTGCCAGTGGTGTGATCCTCGATGATCCAGAATCAACTAAGCTTTTGAGTTCTGTAGCAATTGCTCTTTCTAATTGTGGCAG CAATTGGCCAGCGTTTGTACCAGTTCACGACCCTTCACGGAAAGCCTATATAGGGATTCAAAATCTGGGAACTGTATTTACTCGAAGATTTGAAGCTGACCGAATTGGTAGTCAAGTGCCAATAAGACTCATGCATCTGGAGGGGTTACATGAGCTATTTCTGTCAAAATTT GTCCTATCCTCGTCAGATTTTCCAGCTAGGGTAAAGGTTCACTTCTCAATGAAGCTTAGCTACAAGACCCCAGAATATGATCATGATAATGAAACTTTAGATTCTGAAGCTACTGAGCCATTGACTGAAAATGAAGTTGTGAACCACCCTAGAAAACTATGGGACGATGATTGCCCTTGGGCAGAGTGGTACTCTGCTGAGGATCCTGTTAAAG GTTTTGAGTTGACTGCCATCTGGGGAGAGAGGACATTTGAAGAGACCCTTGAGATGGCTGAAGTGGAAAATGCCTCGTCCTTTGATGCTGATAGCTGGTTCCTTCACCCAGTTGTATCTCGATACAT GGTAGATGATTCTATTGGAAAATTTGTTGGGTTTGCATCCCAGCTACATCTTCTAGTAAATGCATATGAATCATCAGTGGAGGCACAATTTCTAGAAGACTTTGTTGCAG ATACTTCAGGCCAGGATAATGCAAAATCTACTGCTACTGTGCCTCCACCATCAGTTATTGATCGTGTTATGAAAGATCTTTTCAGTGATG AGACTGGCAACTATATGGAAGCAGAAAACAAGTATAGTCGTGCTATGCGAGGTGCACCTGCAGATTCACTTTTTGGCCAGTTCTGTTTGCATGCACTGTGGTTTGGCAACTGCAATATATGCG CAATTGCTACACTATGGATTGATTTTGTGCGGGAAATTCGTTGGTGCTGGGAGGAATCAGAAAGATTGCCTAGGATGAAAAGCACTTCAAGCATTGATCTCTCTTCTTGTCTTATCCACCAAAAGTTACAAATG CTCACGATATGCATTGAGAGGAAGAGATCACTGAACCGTGAGAAAGGTACTGGCTACAAAGATGAGACTTCAAATAGTACG GCAGTGAACAAGTCTAGGAAAGGATCAGCTGGTGTTGTGCCTAAAATGATGCTCCTGAATACGTTTCAGGAAATGCATGCTCCATATACTCAG GATGCACCTTTGATGACCGAAGATATGCATGAAGAAAGGCTCCATGCAGCTGAAGCTTTTGGCAATGCCATT GGTCTATCTGGACAGCTGGAAAGGGATATATTATGTTCCG ATATGTCTGCTTTTAAAGCTGCAAACCCAGATGCTGTCTTTGAAGATTTTATTCGGTGGCATTCACCTGGTGAATGGTTGAGCGAGGACAAAACAGATGGTAATGCAGGCTGGCCTCCCAAAGGAAAGCTTTCTCACCGTATGTCCCAACATGGGAATGTGTGGCGCAAAATCTGGAATGATGCTCTGCCATTGCCTGTTTCTGAACAGAAGTCTTTGCTTGACCCTGTTCGGGAAGGAGAAAAG GTGCTTCATTACCTTGAAACTTTAAGGCCACAGCAGCTCCTTGAACAAATGGTGTGTACAGCTTTCAAATCATCAGCTGATATCCTGAATAAGACCATGTATGGTGGCTTCAAGGAAATGAAGACAAAAATGGATCGACTATATGTCACCATGGCGTCAACACTGAAATCTTTTCTAG GGAATTCTGATGTCAATGATTTGGTTGGAGGCCTGAAACGGCTTTGTCAAGTTTTTGAGCACATCGAGAAGTTACTGATTCTTGCTGCTTCCATCAATCGGAAGCTTATTGATGCTCCACGACTAGCTCAAGCAATATTTTACGACTACTACAACTTCTACCTTCCAAAAATGGGAACTAGCCTGGAAAGCATTTGCTATGAGAAG GAGTTCACAACTAAGGAAAAGGTCGGGATGTATGAGAGAGATGCTGTGTCGAACCTGTTTCCTCCCCCTACTGCTAATCAGTCTTGGAGGAAAGTTTTGAGCATGGGAAATCTTCTGAACGGCCATGAACCGATGCAAAGGGAAATCATATTCTCAGTCCAGGAGAGAATAAGCAACGGTCATTATTCGAGCCCAACCCCATTATGTACCAACAATGAGAAGATCCAGACACATAGGATGTATATATCTGGGACATCTAATGACCTTTGGGTTGCATTGTCTGTAACGTCCTGGGATTGA
- the LOC103639262 gene encoding rab3 GTPase-activating protein catalytic subunit isoform X2, which yields MQLSFGVDEFLIIAPLSASGVILDDPESTKLLSSVAIALSNCGSNWPAFVPVHDPSRKAYIGIQNLGTVFTRRFEADRIGSQVPIRLMHLEGLHELFLSKFVLSSSDFPARVKVHFSMKLSYKTPEYDHDNETLDSEATEPLTENEVVNHPRKLWDDDCPWAEWYSAEDPVKGFELTAIWGERTFEETLEMAEVENASSFDADSWFLHPVVSRYMVDDSIGKFVGFASQLHLLVNAYESSVEAQFLEDFVADTSGQDNAKSTATVPPPSVIDRVMKDLFSDETGNYMEAENKYSRAMRGAPADSLFGQFCLHALWFGNCNICAIATLWIDFVREIRWCWEESERLPRMKSTSSIDLSSCLIHQKLQMLTICIERKRSLNREKGTGYKDETSNSTAVNKSRKGSAGVVPKMMLLNTFQEMHAPYTQDAPLMTEDMHEERLHAAEAFGNAIGLSGQLERDILCSDMSAFKAANPDAVFEDFIRWHSPGEWLSEDKTDGNAGWPPKGKLSHRMSQHGNVWRKIWNDALPLPVSEQKSLLDPVREGEKVLHYLETLRPQQLLEQMVCTAFKSSADILNKTMYGGFKEMKTKMDRLYVTMASTLKSFLGNSDVNDLVGGLKRLCQVFEHIEKLLILAASINRKLIDAPRLAQAIFYDYYNFYLPKMGTSLESICYEKEFTTKEKVGMYERDAVSNLFPPPTANQSWRKVLSMGNLLNGHEPMQREIIFSVQERISNGHYSSPTPLCTNNEKIQTHRMYISGTSNDLWVALSVTSWD from the exons ATGCAGCTCTCATTTGGAGTTGATGAGTTTTtg ATAATTGCTCCGCTGAGTGCCAGTGGTGTGATCCTCGATGATCCAGAATCAACTAAGCTTTTGAGTTCTGTAGCAATTGCTCTTTCTAATTGTGGCAG CAATTGGCCAGCGTTTGTACCAGTTCACGACCCTTCACGGAAAGCCTATATAGGGATTCAAAATCTGGGAACTGTATTTACTCGAAGATTTGAAGCTGACCGAATTGGTAGTCAAGTGCCAATAAGACTCATGCATCTGGAGGGGTTACATGAGCTATTTCTGTCAAAATTT GTCCTATCCTCGTCAGATTTTCCAGCTAGGGTAAAGGTTCACTTCTCAATGAAGCTTAGCTACAAGACCCCAGAATATGATCATGATAATGAAACTTTAGATTCTGAAGCTACTGAGCCATTGACTGAAAATGAAGTTGTGAACCACCCTAGAAAACTATGGGACGATGATTGCCCTTGGGCAGAGTGGTACTCTGCTGAGGATCCTGTTAAAG GTTTTGAGTTGACTGCCATCTGGGGAGAGAGGACATTTGAAGAGACCCTTGAGATGGCTGAAGTGGAAAATGCCTCGTCCTTTGATGCTGATAGCTGGTTCCTTCACCCAGTTGTATCTCGATACAT GGTAGATGATTCTATTGGAAAATTTGTTGGGTTTGCATCCCAGCTACATCTTCTAGTAAATGCATATGAATCATCAGTGGAGGCACAATTTCTAGAAGACTTTGTTGCAG ATACTTCAGGCCAGGATAATGCAAAATCTACTGCTACTGTGCCTCCACCATCAGTTATTGATCGTGTTATGAAAGATCTTTTCAGTGATG AGACTGGCAACTATATGGAAGCAGAAAACAAGTATAGTCGTGCTATGCGAGGTGCACCTGCAGATTCACTTTTTGGCCAGTTCTGTTTGCATGCACTGTGGTTTGGCAACTGCAATATATGCG CAATTGCTACACTATGGATTGATTTTGTGCGGGAAATTCGTTGGTGCTGGGAGGAATCAGAAAGATTGCCTAGGATGAAAAGCACTTCAAGCATTGATCTCTCTTCTTGTCTTATCCACCAAAAGTTACAAATG CTCACGATATGCATTGAGAGGAAGAGATCACTGAACCGTGAGAAAGGTACTGGCTACAAAGATGAGACTTCAAATAGTACG GCAGTGAACAAGTCTAGGAAAGGATCAGCTGGTGTTGTGCCTAAAATGATGCTCCTGAATACGTTTCAGGAAATGCATGCTCCATATACTCAG GATGCACCTTTGATGACCGAAGATATGCATGAAGAAAGGCTCCATGCAGCTGAAGCTTTTGGCAATGCCATT GGTCTATCTGGACAGCTGGAAAGGGATATATTATGTTCCG ATATGTCTGCTTTTAAAGCTGCAAACCCAGATGCTGTCTTTGAAGATTTTATTCGGTGGCATTCACCTGGTGAATGGTTGAGCGAGGACAAAACAGATGGTAATGCAGGCTGGCCTCCCAAAGGAAAGCTTTCTCACCGTATGTCCCAACATGGGAATGTGTGGCGCAAAATCTGGAATGATGCTCTGCCATTGCCTGTTTCTGAACAGAAGTCTTTGCTTGACCCTGTTCGGGAAGGAGAAAAG GTGCTTCATTACCTTGAAACTTTAAGGCCACAGCAGCTCCTTGAACAAATGGTGTGTACAGCTTTCAAATCATCAGCTGATATCCTGAATAAGACCATGTATGGTGGCTTCAAGGAAATGAAGACAAAAATGGATCGACTATATGTCACCATGGCGTCAACACTGAAATCTTTTCTAG GGAATTCTGATGTCAATGATTTGGTTGGAGGCCTGAAACGGCTTTGTCAAGTTTTTGAGCACATCGAGAAGTTACTGATTCTTGCTGCTTCCATCAATCGGAAGCTTATTGATGCTCCACGACTAGCTCAAGCAATATTTTACGACTACTACAACTTCTACCTTCCAAAAATGGGAACTAGCCTGGAAAGCATTTGCTATGAGAAG GAGTTCACAACTAAGGAAAAGGTCGGGATGTATGAGAGAGATGCTGTGTCGAACCTGTTTCCTCCCCCTACTGCTAATCAGTCTTGGAGGAAAGTTTTGAGCATGGGAAATCTTCTGAACGGCCATGAACCGATGCAAAGGGAAATCATATTCTCAGTCCAGGAGAGAATAAGCAACGGTCATTATTCGAGCCCAACCCCATTATGTACCAACAATGAGAAGATCCAGACACATAGGATGTATATATCTGGGACATCTAATGACCTTTGGGTTGCATTGTCTGTAACGTCCTGGGATTGA